CAAGCATCCCAAATGGACCTATCAGAACATGTGATTATCGGATAATCTCAATCAGCGCGCTCATAAGTGGATTTTATGGGTCTTGTCTAGACTCTGGCTCGCTTTCTCTTGATTCAGCTGCGGGGGCTTCCTACACTTTTGAAACATGAAAAAAGCAGTGATTATACCGGCACGGATGCAAGCCACCCGGCTTCCCGGCAAACCCTTGGCTTTGCTTGGGACAAAGCCCCTTATTCTAAGGGTTTATGAGCAGGCTATGAAGGCCACTGGTATCGATGAGGTAGCCGTGGCCACAGATTCTTGCGAGATTATGAATGCGGTCGAATCTGCTGGAGGCCAGGCGGTGCTTACGCGCAGCGATCATGCTTCGGGAAGTGACCGGGTGGCTGAAGCAGCTGAGCTTATTGGCGCCGATCTTATTGTGAATGTTCAGGGAGATGAGCCGTTTATCAATCCGGACGATATTTCACGTTTGATGCAGTACCTAGAGCAAAAACCAGACTCGATTGTGACCATGGATTATGGCCTGAGCAGTCTTGAGCAATATCAAGATCCGAATGTGGTAAAAGTGGTGAAATCCGAGGCTGGACGTGCTTTGTATTTTTCACGCTCTGCTATTCCTTATGCACAAGATATTCAAAATGTTATCGGAATCGCACGAGGGCATGTAGGGATTTATGGTTACCATAGTAAGACTTTGGAACGATTGACCCACGCCCCTGTAGCTGTACTTGAGAATTTAGAGCGCCTGGAGCAGTTGA
This window of the Deltaproteobacteria bacterium genome carries:
- the kdsB gene encoding 3-deoxy-manno-octulosonate cytidylyltransferase, whose translation is MKKAVIIPARMQATRLPGKPLALLGTKPLILRVYEQAMKATGIDEVAVATDSCEIMNAVESAGGQAVLTRSDHASGSDRVAEAAELIGADLIVNVQGDEPFINPDDISRLMQYLEQKPDSIVTMDYGLSSLEQYQDPNVVKVVKSEAGRALYFSRSAIPYAQDIQNVIGIARGHVGIYGYHSKTLERLTHAPVAVLENLERLEQLRAMSLGIPIWVMNSAAAPIGIDTPEDLEEARLRVNKHGERAFPD